In one window of Candidatus Scalindua sp. DNA:
- a CDS encoding cysteine desulfurase, which yields MNDLNIGLIREDFPILKQKVHGKDFIYLDSAATSQKPSRVISVVEEFYRNQNANVHRGVYQMSEIATAKYENAHHKVAGFINASHDKEIVFVRNATEAINLVAYSWGRENIGHGDVILLTEMEHHSNLVPWQLLAREVGARLEFVSVDGEGVLDLHELKRLAKGNLKLIAVTHLSNMLGTINPVKTIADFAHENDALILVDAAQSIPHLPVDVQELDCDFMVFSGHKMLAPNGTGVLYAKESILENMKPFLSGGNMIQEVKLRESTWNEIPWKFEAGTQAIAEGIALGEAIDYLEAIGMEKIRAYEGHLIESAMEGLRRIDGLVMYGPPPHKRGGLISFNISGFHPHEIAAALDYQGIAIRAGYHCAQPIHEKLGISASLRASFYLYNTEEEIDTLIRGLYSIKKGIAT from the coding sequence ATGAATGATCTTAATATCGGCTTGATCCGGGAAGACTTTCCAATCCTGAAACAAAAAGTCCACGGCAAGGATTTTATCTATCTTGATAGTGCAGCCACGTCACAGAAGCCTTCAAGAGTTATTTCCGTCGTTGAAGAATTTTATCGTAATCAAAATGCGAATGTTCATCGCGGTGTATATCAGATGAGTGAAATTGCGACAGCGAAGTATGAAAATGCACACCACAAAGTTGCCGGCTTCATTAATGCCTCTCACGATAAGGAGATTGTCTTTGTAAGAAATGCTACAGAGGCAATAAACCTTGTTGCCTACAGTTGGGGGAGAGAAAATATCGGTCATGGCGATGTGATTCTTCTGACGGAAATGGAACACCACAGTAACCTGGTACCCTGGCAATTACTTGCAAGGGAGGTTGGAGCCCGTTTGGAATTTGTATCGGTGGATGGTGAAGGTGTGTTAGATCTGCATGAGCTCAAAAGACTGGCCAAGGGAAATCTGAAACTGATTGCAGTTACCCATTTGTCCAATATGTTAGGAACGATAAACCCGGTAAAGACTATTGCAGATTTCGCTCACGAAAATGATGCACTCATACTTGTCGATGCTGCACAAAGCATACCCCACCTGCCTGTGGATGTCCAGGAATTAGATTGTGATTTCATGGTGTTCTCCGGACACAAGATGCTGGCGCCCAACGGTACTGGTGTACTGTATGCAAAGGAGTCAATCCTCGAAAACATGAAACCATTCCTCAGCGGCGGGAATATGATACAAGAGGTGAAACTGAGAGAAAGTACGTGGAATGAGATACCATGGAAATTTGAAGCCGGCACACAGGCGATAGCAGAAGGAATTGCATTGGGAGAGGCAATAGATTATCTTGAAGCCATTGGAATGGAGAAAATCAGGGCATACGAAGGACATCTTATTGAGTCAGCGATGGAAGGACTGCGCAGAATTGATGGATTGGTCATGTATGGTCCGCCACCTCATAAACGCGGAGGTCTCATATCGTTTAATATCAGTGGCTTTCATCCTCATGAAATTGCTGCAGCACTCGATTACCAGGGGATAGCGATCAGGGCCGGTTATCATTGCGCTCAACCGATACATGAAAAGCTGGGAATCAGTGCTTCATTGAGGGCAAGTTTTTATCTCTATAATACAGAAGAAGAGATAGATACGTTAATTCGAGGGTTGTATTCAATTAAAAAGGGGATTGCAACATGA